The proteins below are encoded in one region of Gammaproteobacteria bacterium:
- the secE gene encoding preprotein translocase subunit SecE, whose amino-acid sequence MSKAATMSVKADSQARVNGATTQDKVKWTAAVLLLLGGLAGFYYLSERSLFLAWVSVLAGSVMAVVLAYHTEQGREIAGFLKEAQIEVRKVVWPTRAETVQTTIAVLVVVVVVGVGLWLLDQFLGWLVQQLTFGGS is encoded by the coding sequence ATGAGCAAAGCGGCAACGATGAGCGTCAAGGCGGATTCACAGGCACGGGTAAACGGCGCCACGACGCAGGACAAGGTGAAATGGACGGCGGCCGTCCTCCTTTTACTGGGGGGACTGGCGGGCTTTTATTACCTCTCCGAGCGTTCGCTTTTTCTGGCCTGGGTGAGCGTGCTGGCGGGCTCGGTGATGGCGGTGGTATTGGCCTATCACACTGAACAGGGCCGTGAGATCGCCGGTTTTTTGAAAGAGGCGCAGATCGAGGTGCGCAAGGTGGTCTGGCCCACCCGCGCCGAGACCGTGCAGACCACCATTGCCGTGCTGGTGGTGGTGGTGGTGGTGGGTGTGGGGCTGTGGCTGCTGGATCAGTTCCTAGGCTGGCT